In Balaenoptera ricei isolate mBalRic1 chromosome 4, mBalRic1.hap2, whole genome shotgun sequence, the genomic stretch CATAAGGTTACTTGTACCTACTGGGCACGTCAGGACATTTGAGGTagagtttaatttttataaaaaatgaaaagctagAGTCTGGGGCTGTGAGACCAGGGGCAGTTCCAGTGAAATGAGAGGGTAGTTTTGCATCAACGATGATTCACTCAGCCATTCATTCTAGATCCCAGAAGTCCGCTAGGACCCCTGTCGCTTTGAAGATCCAAGTATGATGGGTTCAGGCCAGTCCCTGTCACAACGCATGAGGTCAGCTCACTGGGCCTGCATCCTTAGACTTCTTTGAGCTCTGTCAAAGGAATCTGCTCACACAAAAAAAGCCCTGTGAGCCCTCCAGAAAGCGTCATGGCGGGGTGTGGAGTGCTCGATGGTTACATCacaaaatccacagcaaacaACCTTACAATATGTGCTTTGAGATTTTGGTTCTCCCTGTGCCCTGCAGAAGGTTGGGGGGTTCCTCTCTGATGCCTGAGCACgctctctctccccacttctcccATATCATGCTCACCTCGCTGGAGCCCCCATCTTCAATCCTGGAGCTCCTCCACCTCCAGGGCTACCTCTAAGCGCACACAGCTCCACGGTGGCATTTGCAGTGAAATCCAGCTCTCCCTAGCCCCTGTGCCACCTGTCATTTCCAACCCCATCAGGGGGCTCACCtgagctttctttttaaagatcagCTTAGGTTACATACgagttttacattttctgttcTCTTAACAATCCATTTAACCAACTCTCATCAAGTACCTTCTACTTCGTGCTCACAAAgcgggctctggagccagaccctAAGGTTAGAATCCTGGCTTgaccacttactgtgtgactttgagccagttacttaacctctctgggccttttctcatctgtaaaatggggaaggtGATAACAGCTcctgactgtttttttttttttagattacatttttaatttaatttttaaaattttttgtacaatttttgaagactactttccatttacagttattacaaagtattggcTATGTTTCCCATGTTGTATAATACATCTTTGAACCCATcttacaccccctccccagcagctCCGGACTCTTAGGGTTGATGTGAGGGGAGGACTTAGCACCTGGCAAGCACGTGCAGCAGGGCCCACCTGGAGTAAGAGCACAGCGGGAGCTGCTACGGGGCAGGCACACAGCGTAGGGTCAGGTCAAGCCTCAACGTGGTGTCAGCGTGCTCTGATGGTAGAAGCGCGGGATGCCCTGGGCTTTACAGGAGGATCacgtcgactgaaaaaaaatgcacaacctaaaagttgagaattatgttttctttggCAGACTTTCTGAAGACTTCAAGCCGTGGAGAGAGCCTCTCAGAAGAACTCTGAGGGACAGCTCCGAAGAGGTGAGGGAGGATCCAGAATGTATAGGGgggttttgcaacaaagaccaggtggtCGGAACAGCAAAAGATCACTGctagttaaagaaaagcagacgTCTCAAGTTAAAGCACTGAGCACTTTTCTGTGTACTGGAAGGTGCAAGAGTCTGGACTCGCTGAAATCATTCCTTggatatgcaccttagctatctaACGCCAGTATCCTGCGCTTTCCCgccctgagtcccctcagggtgcaccacgGGGAGGGGGGGCAGCAGCGGCTGAGGACTTGGCGGTGGGCAGTTTATCTCCagcctgagttccctcagggctcgcCGTAGGGGTGGCCgtagtggcttgatggctgcagcatcctttgtttactgagatGGTAGGCCACACTTTTCATTCACAGTCAGTTCCCCTCACACCTGGagaaggagggcttcctggagggaggGACGACAGCTCAACAGAGACCAGGAAAGAAAGGAGCAGCCAGAAAAGAGGAGGTCAAAGGTCTTCCAGGGTCAGAGAACAGCATTTGCATGCAAACCCCCTGAGGGCGGAGGGCGAACAAAGGGTTGGAGGACAGGCCACTACTGTAGACTATAGCAGGGGCAGAGAATGGGGTGAAGAGGGGTCCAGATAAGACAGGAGCAGGAAGCAGGAACAAGAACAGGAGGCCTTGGGCCCGGTTGAGGCGTCTGCATTTTATTCCGAGGAGGCTCACGTGAGGGGGTGAATTTCCACTTATCAAGGTGGCACTGGCTGCTAGGTGGAAAGTGAGAACGTgaggttttgtgtttttcctttttgactATGACTCACAGGAAGTAAAGTGCGCTACAGCACAACCAGAAACAGGCCCAGGGTTTGAGGAGAATACAGGAAGTCCCTTACATACAAAAAATTTCCATTCCGAGAgcacgtttgtaagtccaattagttcgtaagtccaacaaagttagcctaggtacccaactaacagaatcggctatatagtactgtagtgtaataggtttataatacttttcacacaaataatacataaaaaacaatagaaaaaaaataaagaaaacatttttaatcttacagtacagtaccttgaaaagtacagtagtacagtgcaacagctggcatccaggggctggcatcgagtgaacaggcaagaagagttactgactggaggagggagaggaggtggagatgatagagctgaaggatcatcagcaataggagatggagggcaagctgcaatttcactcacgcctgaccctgatggcacaggttctggttccttgctggattcaattctatctaccctcttgaaaaaatgatccaatgatgtctgggtagtagctctttttttctcatcatagatgacacggtagcactggattgcattctgaatggctgctgcaaccttcgtgtaccattctacatttgggtcctgtgcctcaaaaactaacagtgtctcctcaagtaaagaaaatccccttgccatttcctgcatcgtgaatctcttctgttcttcagttacttcttcttcctcttgtctctctttgtcctttctctgggcctccagttccatcaggtcttcatcaGTAAGCTACACAAAgtaagtacacaaaagcacaaccacttgtagagaatGCACGCAGGTGACAATGTACatcagacacgtgaactaacttacgtgattggacatgtgaacacacgttcacatctttgcAAGTTCACagcttgaaggttcatatgtatgtaggggacttactgtaaagcttttccctctttaaggaaaataatacagTACAGCATTCCAAATACCAAAATAGGGACAGGGCTTTGCAAAGTGCTAGGGTTCCTGAAGTTCAAGTTCATTAGCCTTGTCGAAGCAAATAATCAATAATCAATATCAATATATaataaggaagagaagaaagttttatttgagccaaactgaggactatagcctgggaggcagcctctcagtagctctgagaaactgctgcaTAAAAGCATGGTTGTCAACATAGTCATACGCTATCAGAACAAAGAATATACATTTAACATGACAGGGAACATTCCTTCGGGGTTTCAAAAGAGAGAGCTTTTTACTGAATTGTGTAAATCTGGGCAGATATTTAATTTCTGTGACTAATCAGTGAACTAGAATGAATGTTAAATTTTTTATGTCTGAAGCTCAAGTCTCTTTTGGATCTGTAAATACTCATTACCAGTATAACTTTTGTTCAACAAGAGGATTGTACTGTATGAAGAACTGATGAAAAAAAAtccctctgtaacattttcttaagaaaaccttgcttatttaaagaaaaagtctgtataaattataaatttttatttaaattttaaaaaagagacagcTTAGTACATATACAGTGAGACAGCTGGACCCTGGTGTCTGGGAAGGGAACCTTATCTTCAAGGGAGGGTTAACATGGACACAGAAAGGGAGTCATTTGTCCTCACCTTCGAAGTGGATATTCTTGACCTTAATGGTTAAAGATGTGCTATGTATGTTTGACAGGGCATGAGTCAGGCCGTTCTAGTTCACACGAAGTTCAGACCAaaccatgtataagccagaatgacgtCCCCATAACTCAATACTTGAACATTGTCCCCATGAGCCTCGAGGTAAAGCCACTTCTGATTACATCCCAATACATCCACATCGCATACACCCCTCCCcgaccctccccacacacaccacacgccATACCACACAGAAAACGCACACACCACACGCACCATTCACCACACGGACACCATATATGGCACACTTGAAACAGGCCAGTACTTATCCTTACTATGTACAATGTGCTCTGCTATTTTCTATTCcattcctttccatttcttttcttttttctaatgttGTCTGAGACTCACTAAATTGATTATTTCATGACCCACGAATAGGTCCTGAACTAGACTTTGGAAAAACTAACTtggagggaagcagagggaacCCACAGGTTGCTGTGAGACGAGTGTTGGGCTGCTGTCTGGCCGAGCTCCTGGCACAGCCTGGGACGCAGGTGTGACACAGCCACCTCCCCACTGTGGCTGGCCCAGCCACCAACGGGCAGGGGCAGAGCCTCCCAGCCTGCCAGGATGGCTGGTGGGGGAGGCCCTGTCCCTGCGTTTGCCTGGCTAATTTGAACCTAAGAAGTAACCTCCCCTGTTTTTGTGTTTAATCACCTCCTCACATACAGCAGCCTGTGGGCTTCCTTTGCCTTCCTCCAAATCAATGTTTTCCAGACTGCATCCTGGGACCTATTAGTGGGTCATGAAATCACTTTAGGGAGTCtcaggcagaaggagagaaaaagaaggaaaagaaaggaaaggaaagggaagggaagggaagggaagggtagggaagggaaggaaaggaaaggaaaggaatgggaagcaaagggaagggaagggaagggaaggaaaggaaaggaatggaaagggaagggaagggaagggaaggaaaggaaaggaaaggaatggaATAGCGCATATGCCATGTAGTAAGGATAAGGACTTGAGGTGTGTGTATTATATTATAACTTTTCTTCGAACCAGgtattaagaaagtgaaacaatAAATACAGGGCAGAGAGAATCAATCATGTCCAATGATTCAGACAAAGAAGCACAGGATGAAGCAACTCAAGAAACTACCACGTGAAAAGTAAAGAGACTATCCAGCACCCACAGCCCGTAACTGAATCTGCCAGATGATGACTCAGTGAGAACACATGAGTTTGTTCTCTCGATCATCTTTTTTCCTAGTAAATATTCAGTGAGACTGATGATTCCTCTTGTTTCCAACAGGCCTAAGTAGAACTGGGCTTACAGTGATGGGA encodes the following:
- the LOC132365555 gene encoding tigger transposable element-derived protein 1-like, whose product is MLTDEDLMELEAQRKDKERQEEEEVTEEQKRFTMQEMARGFSLLEETLLVFEAQDPNVEWYTKVAAAIQNAIQCYRVIYDEKKRATTQTSLDHFFKRVDRIESSKEPEPVPSGSGVSEIAACPPSPIADDPSALSSPPPLPPPVSNSSCLFTRCQPLDASCCTVLLYFSSRRDPPVKPRASRASTIRAR